In Vibrio crassostreae, one DNA window encodes the following:
- a CDS encoding GNAT family N-acetyltransferase: MVRIRNYQPSDNKALWEIYFHTVRNINVRDYSQEQVEAWAPSDFDSELWDKCLRRIQPFVAELDGRVVGYTDLQPNGLIDHFFCHHEYQGKGVGRALMEHVFSVGRVRGVSRYFSEVSITARPFYEHLGFKVVNEQEVDMRGVKLTNYVMEKVI; encoded by the coding sequence GTGGTTAGAATTAGAAATTACCAACCTAGTGATAACAAAGCGTTATGGGAGATTTATTTTCATACCGTCCGTAACATCAACGTTCGCGATTACTCTCAAGAACAAGTCGAGGCTTGGGCACCAAGTGATTTTGATTCGGAACTGTGGGACAAATGTCTTCGCCGTATACAGCCCTTTGTGGCCGAGTTAGACGGGCGCGTTGTTGGCTATACTGACTTGCAACCCAATGGCTTGATTGACCATTTTTTCTGTCACCATGAATATCAAGGAAAGGGGGTAGGAAGAGCTTTGATGGAGCATGTATTTTCAGTCGGCAGAGTTCGCGGTGTTTCTCGATACTTCTCAGAGGTGAGTATTACCGCCAGACCTTTCTATGAACATCTTGGATTCAAGGTTGTGAATGAGCAAGAAGTTGACATGCGAGGCGTAAAACTGACGAATTACGTGATGGAGAAAGTAATCTAA